The genomic DNA CATCAGCATTAAAATTCAGAAACTTTTCATATTCTTCTTGTTCAAAACATGTTGGAATAAGTATCTCAATATCTAATTCACTTGCAACTTGATGTAATGCAGAAGGTATAATTTTTAAACCACGTCTTCCAGAGGGACGAGGAGGCTGAGTATAGACAGAAACCACGTTATGAGATGAAGCTACAAGAGCCCTTAATGTAGGAACTGCAAAAGCAGATGTTCCCATAAAAACAATCCTTAATGCCAAATAAATATATCCTTTTATTCTGAATAAAAAATTTATTTTTGCAATTTTGCTAACTTTGCAAATTTATTTTTCACCATATTTCTCTTTAAAAGAGATATATGATCTATAAATAATATTCCATTTAAATGATCAATTTCATGTTGCAAACATGTTGATAATAAGCCATCAGCATATATGATATTAGGTTGCAAATCGCAATTAAGATACTTCACAGTTATATAAGAAGGACGCTTAACTTCATATCTATAGTCAGGAATAGACAAACAACCTTCCACACAAACAGAACAATCTTTTGATGAAGATAATATAACAGGATTTATAAATACCATATGATTATTATTTTTATAATCCCTACTTACATCAATTACAACTAATCTATATAAAAATCCGATTTGAACAGCAGCTAATCCAACACCATTATTATAATACATAACATCTAACATATCATCTACTAAACTAATAATATCAATATCTACTCGTTCTATAGGCTGAGATATTTCCCTTAAAATAGGATCTGGAAAAATTATAAGAGGCTTCATTTTAATATATTAATATTTACTCCTTTAATCCTAAGATTATGAAATAATTCATGGGCTATAATACCACATATAACATTTATCTTATTATTATTTATTTTACAGGATATATAAAAATTATGAATACATATATTACTTTCTTATGAAAATAAATGTATTTTTCTTAACAAGCAATAGTTATAATATCAGTTTCTAAAATAAAAAATCACTATAAATTATTAAAATAAATGCATATATTTTAGTAAATAGATAATATCAATATAAAAATATAATTATTATATCTTTAATTAAATAAAGCCATTGTAATTTTATTATCAAATATAAAGTATATTTACCATAATAATAACATCATGAAAAAACAATATTTATAGAAATATTTTAGATTAAATAATCTAATAATAAGATTAATCAACAAAGTATTTTATTCAACGAATTATCAGTATAAATAACATTGATAATAATATTTGAAATACTGCAGCAATGGGCTTATTAATCATCATAAAATATAATTTTCTTGACAATTTGGACAATAAATGTTTCAATTTAGGAGTTGCGTGGTACGCTATATCTTAAATATATCCATAAAGTTAACATATTTTCTAAATGTATTTTCCTGATGCATTTCGACAGTGGCTCTAAAGCAACCAACACTATATTGTTTTATCTTATCTATCATTGCTGGTCTTAATGTATCATCAGTACTAAAGAGATTTGATATGGGAGTAAATTTCTTGTCATCTTGATTTGAGGAATAGCTAGAATCTATATCACTCTCAAGTTATAAACCTGACTGTGAAGGGAACCATAAAATGAAATGGGCAATTTTTTTATTAAATATCATAATTAGCGTTATGTCTTTTGTATGTGTAAAGATATCATCATCAATTCAACAAGATACAAATTCTATCCTATATACTCCTATTTTTAACTATTGTAACCTGTTTTATTGGCTTGGTTTTATGTTTTACACCTCAAGTTTTTTTTGTTATGCTATACTTATAGATCAACTGCCAATACAAATAGCACAAACTGTAGTCACATGCCTAATTATAATAATTATTAGCCTAATTGCATCAATATTTTGGAAAGAACCATTCTCTATGTCAACTGTTATTGGAATATCTTTGATAACTGCTGGCATGGCGATAATCAACTGCCACTGATATGATAAAAAATATGCTTATAGTTAAAATAGATATAAATTATTGTCCCAAGATAAAATATTTAACCAATAACTCATGTACGGAAATTCAAAACAAATAACCTCATTATATAGATAATAGATATAATTACGAATAATATTCATTTAATCTTATCTAAAATTATTACAAAAACATCAATAACGTGTAATGTATTAAATTTAAGAATGAAAATACTATAAAAGACGATCATCTGCATTTTACTATTATAAAAAATAAACAAATATAATCTTTTAATATAAAAATAAATTAAATATTTTAAATAAAAACCACCATTTTATTACAAGTTAATTATAAAAAAAGATATAAAATACTGTTAAAATGGTGGGCCCGGAGGGACTCGAACCCCCAACCTAACGGTTATGAGCCGTGGGCTCTAACCATTGAGCTACAGGCCCATAGACATATAAACAAACTAACATTATCCACATCAGATAAAATAATCAAGCATCCATAACATATTTATTATATAATAAATAGTTAAAATTCAACAATCATGATACAGTATATTATATAACAATTACCATTTAAGCTAGCATTACTAAATAGTATATTGATATATATAAGTTCTAAACCTTACTTAATAAATTATATAATATCATTATAAATAAATTAAAATTATAATTAAAACTTAACATATTTTGATAAAATTAAAAAAATGCTATTAAATTTGTAAATCAAAAACCAAATAAAACAAATAGGTATATGACTTATAAGGATAAAATTTACAAATAATAAAAAAAATGGAAAAATCAACATATTATTATAATACTATCAATAATATCTAATGAAATTACAACATAATCATCTAATTCATAAACCAATACATAACGTTATGAAAAAAGGTAATTTTATAGCATTAATAAAAATCAAGTTATTTTTATGATGCAGATGATTTACTACGCAACTTCTGAACATTAGCATTATGATATTTAAGATTATTAGAAAATAAATGACCTCCATCTCCATCGCTAACAAAATACAAATCATCTGTATTTAATGGATTAGCAACAGCTTCTAAAGAAAAACGACTCGGATTAGAAATAGCAGTCGGTGGCAAACCATTTATAAGATAACTATTATAAGGTGTTTTTTTTGCTAAATCAGAACGATTGATTTTTCTATCCAATAAATGATAATTTCCATCACATATTCCATAAGCAACTGTTGAATCAGATTGAAGCCTGATATCTTTTAAAAGACGATTTATAAACACAGAGGCTACATGAGCGCGCTCGTCGGCACGCGAGGTCTCTTTTTCGACAATAGAAGCAAGAATAACTAAATCTTCCTTGTTTTTTATAGGAATATTGAGATTACGGTTTGCCCAAATATCATCAACTACTTTTTTTTGAGCTAATATAGCTTGATCTATAATATCTGAACGATTAGTTCCCAAGGGGAACATATAAGTGCTGGGATATAAATCACCTTCACGAGGCAACTTAGATGGTAATTCTCCTGTCAAAAAAGGATTATCTTCCAGTCGTTTAAAAATCTGTTTTACAGTAAATCCTTCGGGAAAAGAAATTGAATGAAGAAAAGTTTTGCCGTGAAACATTTTTTCAGCAATTTGAAACATAGACGATCCAATATCTATCTTATATTCACCGGCCTTTAAAACTTGAGACCCTAATCTTAGCCTTGTTGTATACTGAAATATACATGAATTATCTATCATTCCATTACGAAATAATTCTCTTGAAATATCTCGCAATGTCATACCATTCTTTATTAAAATTATAGAACTATTTTTAAGAGGCCCTGATTTATTATAATAAACCGTCGCATAATAATAAATCCCGACACCAAATAGTAATATAACAAATGAAACAATCAAAATTGCCCAAAGCAAAATTAATTTTAATCTACAAAATTTCAAGAAACATGAATCCTATAAATGTGAATTTATTATAAAAAACAATAAATCAGCAAATTTATTTTAACAAAAAAAATAAATATATACACAAATAAAACCAAGTATAGAAAAATAAATCATTAAAATATAAACATTAATCTAAGAACCTACTGAAAATCAAAGAAACATTTGTTCCGCCAAAACCAAAAGAGTTTGACATGACAACATTTATATCTTTTTTCTTTGCATTGTGAGGCAATAAATCAATTAAAGTTTCTCTTGATGGATTATCAAGATTAAGTGTCGCAGGAACTATATTATCACGAATAGCAAGGTTGCAAATAGCAGCTTCGACAGCACCTGCAGCCCCAAGCAAATGCCCCATAGATGATTTAGT from Candidatus Liberibacter americanus str. Sao Paulo includes the following:
- the mltG gene encoding endolytic transglycosylase MltG — its product is MKFCRLKLILLWAILIVSFVILLFGVGIYYYATVYYNKSGPLKNSSIILIKNGMTLRDISRELFRNGMIDNSCIFQYTTRLRLGSQVLKAGEYKIDIGSSMFQIAEKMFHGKTFLHSISFPEGFTVKQIFKRLEDNPFLTGELPSKLPREGDLYPSTYMFPLGTNRSDIIDQAILAQKKVVDDIWANRNLNIPIKNKEDLVILASIVEKETSRADERAHVASVFINRLLKDIRLQSDSTVAYGICDGNYHLLDRKINRSDLAKKTPYNSYLINGLPPTAISNPSRFSLEAVANPLNTDDLYFVSDGDGGHLFSNNLKYHNANVQKLRSKSSAS
- the def gene encoding peptide deformylase — encoded protein: MKMKPLIIFPDPILREISQPIERVDIDIISLVDDMLDVMYYNNGVGLAAVQIGFLYRLVVIDVSRDYKNNNHMVFINPVILSSSKDCSVCVEGCLSIPDYRYEVKRPSYITVKYLNCDLQPNIIYADGLLSTCLQHEIDHLNGILFIDHISLLKRNMVKNKFAKLAKLQK